The following are from one region of the Shinella sp. PSBB067 genome:
- a CDS encoding Phenylacetic acid catabolic protein produces MSDTMPIEDYLARGGVLSSPANVPPRYRGELLRLMASFVDSELAGSAGFADTINDAPGIQERISAARIVLEKADHAGQVLGVMETFGADGGRYAVHHPWAERLAREADIGAARQGGDMRLSVFHYPLQGWVDAVVMNVLMGRASVVQLKELSRVSYQPLAEVFRAVLPRETRHAELGLAGLVRIVEDEDGRAKARASVAYWYPRVAVSFGHSGSARFETLSRFGLRHTPNETLLAEWRAEVDAQLSALGLN; encoded by the coding sequence ATGTCCGATACGATGCCGATCGAAGATTACCTGGCCAGGGGCGGCGTTCTCTCGTCGCCGGCCAACGTGCCGCCGCGCTATCGCGGCGAGCTCCTGCGCCTGATGGCGAGCTTCGTCGACAGCGAGCTGGCGGGCTCCGCCGGCTTTGCCGATACCATCAACGATGCGCCGGGCATCCAGGAGCGCATCTCCGCCGCCCGCATCGTGCTGGAAAAGGCCGACCATGCCGGCCAGGTTCTCGGGGTGATGGAGACTTTCGGGGCCGATGGCGGGCGCTACGCCGTGCACCATCCCTGGGCCGAGCGGCTCGCCCGCGAGGCCGATATCGGCGCGGCGCGGCAGGGCGGCGACATGCGCCTTTCCGTCTTCCACTACCCGCTCCAAGGCTGGGTGGATGCGGTGGTCATGAACGTTTTGATGGGCCGGGCGAGCGTCGTGCAGTTGAAGGAGCTGTCGCGCGTCTCCTACCAGCCGCTCGCCGAGGTCTTCCGCGCCGTCCTGCCGCGCGAGACGCGCCATGCCGAACTCGGTCTTGCCGGCCTCGTGCGGATCGTCGAGGACGAAGACGGCCGCGCGAAGGCCAGGGCCTCGGTCGCCTACTGGTATCCCCGCGTTGCCGTGAGCTTCGGCCATTCGGGCTCGGCCCGCTTCGAGACGCTGTCGCGTTTCGGCCTCCGGCACACGCCCAACGAGACCCTGCTCGCCGAATGGCGGGCGGAGGTCGATGCGCAGCTTTCCGCGCTCGGACTGAATTGA
- the paaE gene encoding 1,2-phenylacetyl-CoA epoxidase subunit PaaE, with protein sequence MARFHPLTVTDIRRETRDAVVVTLRPSDEDRAVFDFTQGQYLTFRRRFEDEELRRSYSICAGKDEGVLKVGIKRVDGGCFSTWVNENLKVGDTLEAMPPMGAFFTALEPDVGKHYLGFAGGSGITPVLSIVKTVLSREPRSRFTLVYANRQISSIMFREELEDLKNLYLGRLSVLHVLESEAQDIDLFTGRVDAEKCAALFKGWIDIGSVATAFICGPEPMMLAIAAALREHGLRDEQIKFELFASSQPGRARRKVEQANGADHGAACEATVTLDGATRVFKFPKQGQSLLDAALENAMDAPYACKAGVCSTCRAKVLEGEVEMETNHALEDYEVRQGYVLTCQCYPLTDRIVVSYDQ encoded by the coding sequence GCGATGCGGTGGTGGTCACGCTCCGGCCGTCCGACGAGGACCGGGCCGTCTTCGATTTCACGCAAGGCCAGTACCTGACCTTCCGCCGCAGGTTCGAGGACGAGGAACTGCGCCGCTCCTATTCGATCTGCGCGGGCAAGGACGAGGGCGTCCTGAAGGTCGGCATCAAGCGGGTCGACGGCGGCTGCTTTTCCACCTGGGTCAATGAGAACCTCAAGGTCGGCGACACGCTGGAGGCCATGCCCCCGATGGGCGCCTTCTTCACGGCGCTGGAGCCGGATGTCGGCAAGCACTATCTCGGCTTTGCCGGCGGCAGCGGCATCACGCCCGTCCTCTCGATCGTCAAGACGGTGCTGTCGCGCGAGCCGCGTTCCCGCTTCACGCTGGTCTACGCCAACCGGCAGATCAGCTCCATCATGTTCCGCGAGGAGCTGGAGGACCTGAAGAACCTCTATCTCGGCCGTCTCTCGGTGCTGCATGTGCTGGAGAGCGAGGCGCAGGACATCGACCTCTTCACCGGCCGCGTCGACGCCGAGAAATGCGCCGCGCTGTTCAAGGGCTGGATCGACATCGGGTCGGTCGCCACCGCCTTCATCTGCGGCCCGGAGCCCATGATGCTGGCGATCGCCGCGGCGCTGCGCGAGCACGGCCTTCGCGACGAGCAGATCAAGTTCGAGCTCTTTGCCTCCTCTCAGCCCGGCCGGGCGCGGCGGAAGGTCGAGCAGGCCAACGGTGCCGACCATGGCGCGGCCTGCGAGGCGACCGTCACGCTGGATGGCGCCACGCGCGTCTTCAAGTTCCCCAAGCAGGGCCAGAGCCTGCTCGACGCGGCGCTCGAAAACGCCATGGACGCGCCCTATGCCTGCAAGGCCGGCGTCTGTTCCACCTGCCGCGCCAAGGTGCTGGAAGGCGAGGTCGAGATGGAGACCAACCACGCGCTCGAGGACTACGAGGTGCGCCAGGGCTACGTGCTGACCTGCCAGTGCTACCCGCTCACCGACCGCATCGTCGTCAGCTACGACCAGTAA